Proteins co-encoded in one Ziziphus jujuba cultivar Dongzao chromosome 9, ASM3175591v1 genomic window:
- the LOC107427584 gene encoding probable amidase At4g34880, giving the protein MALLTILFSLLSLLLILVASNIVKSHGMALREATVEDLQLAFKQNRLTSRQLVEFYLREIRRLNPVLKGVIEVNPDALYLADKADQERKAKAPVTHSNLHGIPILVKDNIATKDKLNTTAGSYALLGSIVPRDAGVVTKLRQAGAIILGKASLSEWSHFRSDNAPGGWSARGGQGLNPYNLLARPCGSSSGSAISVAANLAAVSLGTETDGSILCPANLNSVVGIKPTVGLTSRAGVVPISPRQDSVGPICRTVSDAVHVLDAIVGIDQIDIATIEMSKYIPKGGYAQFLRRDGLKGKRIGMVKDPFFDFGNDTFLAQTFELHFKTLRREGGILVDHLKLDNVGEIFSSAAENTALSAEFKISLNAYLKELVTSPVRSLADVIAFNNKSKKEKVKQYGQNLFLTAEATNGMGNAEKAALSSIARLSKNGFEKVMKKNKLDALVAGDPFDILSTPLALGGFPGIIVPAGYKDGVPFGICFGGLRGSEQKLIEIAYAFEQATKIRKPPPLKF; this is encoded by the exons ATGGCACTGCTAACCATACTCTTTTCCTTGTTATCCCTGCTTCTGATTCTTGTTGCTTCCAACATTGTAAAGAGCCATGGAATGGCACTGAGAGAAGCCACAGTGGAAGATCTCCAACTGGCATTCAAGCAAAACAGACTGACTTCCAGGCAACTCGTGGAGTTCTACCTTAGAGAAATCCGGAGACTGAACCCGGTGCTTAAGGGGGTAATAGAAGTGAATCCAGATGCGCTTTACTTGGCGGATAAGGCAGACCAGGAACGAAAGGCTAAAGCACCGGTGACACACTCTAATCTGCATGGAATTCCAATACTGGTGAAGGACAATATTGCCACCAAAGACAAATTGAACACCACAGCTGGCTCATATGCACTGCTGGGCTCCATTGTGCCTCGTGATGCTGGTGTGGTCACAAAATTGAGGCAAGCTGGGGCTATCATACTGGGAAAGGCAAGCTTGAGCGAGTGGTCACATTTTAGGTCCGACAATGCACCTGGTGGTTGGAGTGCCAGAGGTGGCCAAGGGCTG AACCCTTATAATCTATTGGCTAGACCTTGTGGATCGAGCAGTGGATCCGCCATCTCAGTAGCTGCAAATTTGGCAGCAGTGTCACTGGGAACCGAGACAGATGGCTCAATTTTATGTCCTGCCAATTTGAACTCTGTGGTAGGAATCAAGCCAACAGTGGGTCTCACTAGTCGAGCTGGGGTTGTTCCCATCTCCCCAAGGCAGGACAGCGTTGG GCCAATTTGTAGGACTGTATCAGATGCCGTTCACGTTCTCGATGCCATTGTTGGCATCGATCAAATCGACATTGCAACAATTGAGATGTCCAAATACATTCCTAAAGGTGGCTATGCACAGTTTCTCAGACGCGACGGACTCAAAGGAAAGAGAATTGGAATGGTCAAGGATCCCTTCTTTGATTTTGGCAACGACACTTTTCTGGCTCAAACATTTGAGCTACATTTCAAGACATTAAG GCGAGAAGGTGGAATCTTGGTAGACCATCTGAAACTAGACAACGTAGGGGAGATCTTTAGCTCCGCAGCCGAAAATACTGCGTTGTCTGCTGAGTTCAAAATATCCCTAAACGCATACTTAAAAGAGCTTGTGACTTCACCAGTGCGGTCCTTGGCAGATGTCATTGCCTTcaacaacaaaagcaaaaaa GAAAAAGTGAAGCAGTATGGACAAAACCTATTTTTAACTGCCGAAGCCACAAATGGAATGGGAAATGCAGAGAAGGCAGCACTTTCTTCAATTGCACGCTTGTCAAAAAATGGGTTTGAGAAGGTGATGAAAAAGAATAAGCTAGATGCATTGGTGGCTGGTGATCCATTTGATATTCTTTCTACACCACTTGCTCTGGGGGGTTTCCCCGGGATAATAGTCCCTGCAGGATACAAAGATGGTGTCCCGTTTGGCATTTGCTTTGGGGGCCTAAGGGGTTCAGAACAAAAACTTATTGAAATTGCTTATGCCTTTGAGCAAGCCACTAAAATTAGGAAGCCTCCTccgttgaaattttga